A stretch of Enterobacter cloacae complex sp. ECNIH7 DNA encodes these proteins:
- a CDS encoding winged helix-turn-helix domain-containing protein, translated as MHKHYIINGLVEFHPAASTLRDLNNPDRVVVLNSPAGRCLLLLIERVGSIVTQQECMDIVWQRRGMLVSPNTYYQNISILRKGLKKVGFETDPIVTIPRIGLTLASDTQITVKETQPQADEEERAAPDVCEETVAPTDSTRRFWLPGALVLLLMLAGVSVISHNLLHDSYFVDGYRFAMKMGECQLYFSRDIETQRDRDKALAYAAPFKDQCANYPWVYVSGYILLPRASVIRCDRPMTEPNRCMSDYFIEDR; from the coding sequence ATGCATAAGCATTACATTATTAATGGCCTGGTAGAGTTTCATCCAGCGGCCAGCACATTACGCGATCTCAACAATCCTGACCGGGTGGTGGTATTAAATTCCCCGGCGGGGCGCTGTTTGTTGTTATTAATAGAAAGAGTCGGAAGTATTGTGACTCAACAGGAGTGCATGGATATTGTCTGGCAGCGCCGGGGGATGCTGGTTTCGCCTAATACCTACTACCAGAATATTTCTATTCTGCGTAAGGGGTTGAAGAAAGTGGGGTTTGAAACCGATCCGATTGTCACTATCCCGCGGATTGGACTGACGCTCGCAAGCGATACGCAAATCACCGTTAAAGAGACGCAGCCGCAGGCTGATGAGGAAGAACGTGCTGCTCCGGATGTCTGCGAAGAGACCGTCGCCCCGACCGACTCGACGCGCCGCTTCTGGCTGCCGGGCGCGCTGGTGCTATTGCTGATGCTGGCTGGCGTGAGCGTTATCAGCCATAACCTGCTGCATGACAGCTATTTCGTCGACGGGTACCGCTTCGCGATGAAGATGGGCGAATGCCAGCTCTATTTTTCTCGCGATATTGAAACGCAGCGCGACCGGGATAAAGCCCTGGCCTATGCCGCCCCGTTTAAGGACCAGTGCGCGAACTATCCCTGGGTGTACGTCAGCGGATACATCCTGCTGCCTCGCGCGTCGGTCATTCGCTGTGACAGACCGATGACGGAACCCAACCGCTGTATGTCCGATTATTTTATAGAGGATCGCTAG
- a CDS encoding tlde1 domain-containing protein, with the protein MSWEYDVKEHKFYLDGVYQFDADYAGASGYKNDPSQECVKNSGPLPRGTYTIGSPHNSAHTGKYTLSLTPNSTNDMCGRDSFKIHGKSSLHPDDSSEGCIIAPLSARRSIWKSNDTVLIVK; encoded by the coding sequence ATGTCTTGGGAATATGATGTAAAAGAGCATAAATTTTATCTGGATGGTGTCTACCAATTTGATGCAGATTACGCAGGAGCAAGTGGTTACAAAAACGATCCGTCACAAGAATGTGTAAAAAACAGCGGACCGCTGCCACGAGGTACCTACACTATTGGGTCCCCTCATAATTCAGCCCATACTGGGAAATATACTCTCAGCCTCACGCCCAACTCGACAAATGATATGTGTGGTAGAGACTCATTTAAAATACATGGTAAAAGCAGTTTGCACCCCGACGACTCTTCAGAGGGCTGCATCATTGCTCCCCTGAGTGCCAGAAGGAGTATCTGGAAAAGCAACGATACGGTATTGATTGTCAAATGA
- a CDS encoding acetyltransferase, translated as MKIETALPSHFERLVAIWESSVRTTHYFLQESDIAALRPLLLNAYLPNLKVVIARDDAGIIHGFLGVDENRIEMLFVDDASRGKGVGKLLLKYAIAEFGVNEVDVNEQNPQGVGFYRHMGFEQVGRSELDGQGNPFPLLHMRLGGQV; from the coding sequence ATGAAAATAGAAACCGCACTCCCCTCACACTTCGAACGTCTGGTCGCGATCTGGGAATCTTCCGTCCGCACCACCCATTACTTTTTACAGGAAAGCGATATTGCGGCGCTGCGCCCGCTATTGCTTAACGCCTATCTGCCTAACCTCAAAGTCGTGATCGCTCGCGATGATGCAGGCATTATTCACGGCTTTTTAGGCGTGGATGAAAACCGCATTGAAATGCTGTTTGTTGACGACGCGAGCCGGGGGAAGGGCGTCGGGAAATTGCTGCTGAAATACGCCATCGCCGAGTTTGGCGTAAACGAGGTGGATGTGAATGAGCAGAATCCGCAGGGCGTGGGATTTTATCGCCATATGGGGTTTGAGCAGGTCGGGCGCTCGGAACTGGACGGGCAGGGGAATCCGTTTCCGTTGCTGCATATGCGGTTGGGTGGGCAGGTTTAA
- a CDS encoding Hcp family type VI secretion system effector, whose protein sequence is MAIPVYLWLEDDSGRRINGSVDIKDREGSIEVIEFMHSIEQPIDKFSGKITAKRICSTYAFMKEIDSSSSYLYKALCTGQTLKKAEFIFYRINYNGLEEAYFKTTLENARVVQIEPIMFDIKHPQNEHYTHHEYVDLTYEKITWHYIDGNIIHSDTWKVRA, encoded by the coding sequence ATGGCTATACCTGTTTACTTATGGCTCGAGGATGATTCAGGCCGTAGGATTAATGGATCTGTCGATATAAAAGATCGCGAAGGTTCGATAGAAGTGATTGAATTTATGCATTCTATAGAACAGCCTATAGATAAATTCTCCGGAAAAATCACAGCAAAACGCATTTGTAGTACCTATGCATTCATGAAAGAGATTGATTCATCATCCTCTTATCTCTACAAAGCCTTGTGCACTGGACAAACACTAAAAAAAGCAGAGTTTATATTTTACAGGATCAACTATAACGGACTTGAAGAGGCTTACTTTAAGACAACTTTAGAAAACGCAAGAGTTGTTCAAATTGAACCTATCATGTTTGACATTAAACACCCGCAAAACGAACACTATACACACCATGAATATGTAGATCTGACATATGAAAAAATCACATGGCACTACATTGATGGAAACATCATTCACTCTGATACCTGGAAAGTGCGCGCTTAA
- a CDS encoding DEAD/DEAH box helicase: MKTAILKIKEDVNPSENIESLLLQLHTKGPIDNKLLEKLTYYKLFHQKDFSFYEDRIVLELGLFYKNTKPDDLFSFILSGIGRTNHRLFKEYLTPVQASIRLAIQEEKYVSISAPTSAGKSFSVKDYIEELKGDVVIIVPSRALIAEYINNLRDKFGKSKNIMISSFADIIFNNRIGLRRIFILTPERARDLFPIRNKLKIDLFFFDEAQVCEEKERGVTFDALVRRIKSSFENAKLVFAHPFVENPNAQMQKHGLDLSKSYSHAYPHNTVGKVFVFKHSNEKDYYFSPYIKKGHLLNKAVPFDGSFEEFAFDGSKSVLVYVSKASLYNGHFKKDFEKFINRFNAISNKKALNIISKVEELLGANNHGHKSTLVDLLKIGVVIHHGSVPLEVRFLIEDFIRSGYAKICFATSTLAQGINMPFDIIWLVNMRIQADNDKERGLAFKNLIGRSGRLTKENVFDYGYVYTKRPELLAQRITSTFKMSENSILKNVLDDPTHDMNELVSSIFDGSFDENYNLPVSRINRISGVDVIFCIKEALDIIFENADGSSLKGERNKIKRDIVRSNLKFVFESYIGRDLLKGESNVFDNAITILFYLIQGKSFKEIVGIRYSYASNRDENRNGDAPFIQPASKIPDINLENAYSMFNNIKAKNVSYDRIVFDTYDYLDTVISFSLTDAFMGAFRVYYEKTKDNNAMKMMGLLKYGTLNSIHTLLLRYGFSPEDIDLVEEHIKYISEDDIVFDKLENIPNDIQDKISWYLPE; the protein is encoded by the coding sequence ATGAAAACAGCAATTCTGAAGATAAAAGAAGATGTAAATCCCAGCGAGAATATTGAATCTTTGCTTCTGCAGCTACATACAAAAGGTCCAATAGACAACAAATTATTAGAAAAGTTAACCTATTATAAATTATTCCACCAAAAAGATTTTTCTTTCTATGAAGATAGGATAGTTTTGGAGTTAGGGTTGTTTTATAAAAATACTAAACCAGATGATTTGTTTTCATTTATTTTGTCAGGAATTGGAAGAACAAACCATAGACTTTTTAAGGAATACTTAACGCCTGTCCAGGCCAGTATAAGGTTAGCGATTCAAGAAGAAAAATATGTTTCTATTTCCGCACCAACAAGTGCAGGAAAGTCATTCTCTGTAAAAGACTACATTGAAGAATTGAAAGGAGATGTTGTTATAATTGTTCCTTCGAGGGCTTTAATTGCTGAATATATAAATAATCTCAGAGATAAATTTGGAAAATCAAAAAATATAATGATATCGTCTTTTGCTGACATAATATTCAACAACAGAATAGGTCTGCGACGCATTTTTATTTTAACCCCTGAAAGAGCAAGGGATTTATTCCCAATTCGCAATAAGTTAAAAATAGACTTATTTTTCTTTGATGAAGCACAAGTCTGTGAAGAAAAGGAAAGAGGAGTTACATTTGATGCACTGGTAAGAAGAATAAAGTCAAGTTTTGAAAATGCGAAATTGGTTTTTGCCCATCCATTTGTTGAAAATCCTAATGCACAAATGCAAAAACATGGATTGGATCTCAGCAAGTCTTACTCACACGCTTATCCACATAATACTGTTGGGAAAGTTTTTGTTTTTAAACATTCGAATGAGAAAGATTATTACTTCTCTCCATATATAAAAAAAGGACATTTACTTAATAAAGCTGTTCCTTTCGATGGTTCATTCGAAGAATTTGCCTTTGATGGTTCAAAATCAGTACTAGTATATGTTTCGAAAGCTTCATTATACAATGGCCATTTCAAAAAGGATTTTGAAAAGTTTATAAATCGCTTTAATGCTATCTCTAATAAAAAAGCTCTGAATATTATATCTAAAGTTGAAGAGTTATTGGGCGCTAATAACCACGGTCATAAATCAACTTTAGTAGATCTGCTTAAGATTGGTGTCGTGATTCATCATGGTTCAGTTCCATTGGAAGTAAGATTTCTTATTGAGGATTTTATCAGAAGTGGTTATGCGAAAATCTGTTTTGCTACAAGCACATTAGCTCAAGGTATAAATATGCCGTTTGATATTATTTGGTTAGTGAACATGCGAATCCAGGCAGATAATGATAAAGAGCGAGGATTAGCATTTAAGAATCTAATAGGACGAAGTGGAAGGTTAACAAAAGAAAATGTATTTGACTATGGTTATGTTTATACAAAAAGACCAGAGTTGCTTGCTCAGAGAATAACTTCAACATTTAAAATGAGTGAGAATTCAATTTTGAAAAATGTTTTAGATGATCCCACTCATGACATGAATGAGCTTGTTTCTTCAATTTTTGATGGTTCATTTGATGAAAATTATAATCTTCCAGTTTCAAGAATAAATAGAATATCTGGAGTGGATGTTATTTTTTGCATTAAAGAGGCATTAGATATCATATTTGAAAATGCCGATGGTAGCTCTCTCAAAGGTGAACGCAATAAAATAAAAAGAGATATAGTTCGTTCAAATCTAAAGTTTGTTTTTGAGTCTTATATCGGCAGGGATTTATTGAAAGGAGAGAGTAACGTCTTTGATAATGCAATAACAATACTCTTTTACCTTATCCAAGGTAAATCTTTTAAGGAAATCGTTGGGATTAGATATAGCTATGCTTCTAATCGCGATGAAAATAGAAATGGTGATGCTCCATTTATACAACCAGCGAGTAAAATACCCGATATTAATTTAGAAAATGCATATTCAATGTTCAACAATATTAAAGCTAAGAATGTAAGTTATGATCGAATTGTATTCGATACGTATGACTATTTAGATACTGTAATCTCTTTTTCACTCACGGATGCGTTTATGGGAGCATTCCGCGTTTATTATGAAAAGACTAAAGATAATAATGCCATGAAAATGATGGGGTTGCTAAAATATGGAACATTAAATTCTATTCATACTTTATTGCTTAGATATGGGTTTTCTCCTGAAGATATTGATTTAGTTGAAGAGCATATTAAATATATTAGTGAGGACGATATTGTTTTTGATAAATTAGAAAATATCCCTAATGACATACAAGATAAGATTTCGTGGTATCTACCTGAATAA
- a CDS encoding class I SAM-dependent methyltransferase — protein MNWQPFRGDAPENMTIFSASFPDVSDQWPMKDDAAREIASLDRALKAEPALRPPRVEYDEGGQAVLVPQNRYSEQAFRNRPALTAWRTRLVPSALALFVVQNPLEDRLPDGTKMDSDSRQWFIHANDAIGVRSRARVLAALVDKYIHNESENNWVSLASGAAIPVLEALREAKLDGQQVYLTLVDKDPVALSWAETMAAQEGIVVGEQLTLLRRNLLHTLVRNEDLLLELGEQQAELVDALGIFEYFNDTDAVIFLQRALRLVKPGGAVIVSNMLTSSPQIDFVLRGIGWEDIYPRSLQQLQDIHLAAGVPVENVTVVVPKDGVYAVMEIRVGDEKPHGQFPLPEGEG, from the coding sequence ATGAACTGGCAGCCTTTTCGCGGCGATGCACCGGAAAATATGACGATTTTCAGCGCGTCATTTCCCGACGTCAGCGACCAGTGGCCGATGAAAGACGACGCTGCCCGCGAGATCGCCTCCCTTGACCGCGCCCTGAAAGCCGAGCCAGCGCTCCGGCCCCCGAGGGTGGAATACGACGAAGGGGGGCAGGCCGTGCTGGTTCCCCAGAACCGCTATTCCGAACAGGCCTTCCGCAACCGCCCGGCGCTCACCGCGTGGCGCACCCGGCTGGTGCCCTCCGCGCTGGCGCTGTTTGTGGTGCAAAACCCGCTGGAAGACCGCCTGCCCGACGGCACGAAAATGGACAGCGACAGCCGCCAGTGGTTTATCCACGCTAACGATGCGATTGGCGTGCGCTCCCGCGCCAGAGTGCTGGCCGCGCTGGTGGATAAGTACATTCATAATGAGAGCGAGAACAACTGGGTCAGCCTCGCGAGCGGTGCCGCCATCCCGGTGCTGGAGGCGCTGCGTGAAGCAAAGCTCGACGGCCAGCAGGTGTATCTCACGCTGGTGGACAAAGACCCGGTGGCGCTCAGCTGGGCTGAAACCATGGCGGCACAGGAAGGGATTGTAGTGGGGGAACAGCTGACCCTGCTCAGGCGCAACCTGCTCCATACGCTGGTGCGTAACGAAGATCTGCTGCTGGAGCTGGGCGAGCAGCAGGCCGAACTGGTCGACGCGCTGGGGATTTTCGAATACTTCAACGATACCGACGCGGTGATTTTCCTCCAGCGCGCGCTGCGGCTGGTCAAGCCCGGCGGGGCGGTAATTGTGTCAAACATGCTCACCAGCAGCCCGCAAATTGATTTTGTGCTGCGGGGTATCGGCTGGGAGGATATTTACCCTAGGTCGTTACAGCAGCTGCAGGATATTCACCTCGCGGCGGGCGTGCCGGTGGAAAATGTTACCGTGGTGGTGCCGAAGGACGGCGTGTACGCGGTGATGGAGATTAGGGTAGGGGATGAAAAACCGCACGGTCAGTTCCCTCTCCCTGAGGGAGAGGGTTAG
- a CDS encoding YlcI/YnfO family protein, which translates to MKNIRFEDELLEQIEKAAGKGNFSKWVKEACKLRLNKQ; encoded by the coding sequence ATGAAGAACATCCGGTTTGAGGATGAGCTTTTGGAGCAGATTGAGAAGGCTGCGGGGAAAGGGAATTTTAGTAAGTGGGTGAAGGAAGCTTGTAAATTAAGGCTCAACAAGCAATAG
- a CDS encoding GlxA family transcriptional regulator codes for MGLLLWPHFSLFAYSGLIEALRIASSVQKRSQKIRFRLSHISTYPDLPVVSSSGLSLRPEAAHAPPGDFDYIAVIGGGLEHLHQGHRGDRAFLTEAYHNNVPLIGIGTGSFILAEEGLLNERRASIHPHHHDVFTQRFPQVYAEQGLDFIDEGDLLTCPGGISTLTLVTALIRAHGGDDIAATTSRRLSLPPHDAATPRPANIAMIPDSRLRRAVTIVEQYLTHPLNAARLAQDVKLSERQLNRLFHAEFGKTAREFIRSARLRYACWLLKNSQQSVTDIARRMRFSDCAHFIRHFQTEYGCTPGVWRTSQN; via the coding sequence ATGGGTTTACTCCTGTGGCCCCATTTCTCGCTTTTCGCATATTCAGGATTAATAGAGGCGTTACGTATTGCATCCAGCGTCCAGAAGCGTAGCCAGAAAATACGCTTTAGACTCAGTCATATAAGCACTTATCCCGACTTACCGGTAGTGAGCAGCTCAGGGCTCAGCTTGCGGCCGGAGGCCGCCCATGCGCCGCCCGGTGACTTCGACTACATTGCGGTAATTGGTGGAGGCCTGGAGCACCTTCACCAGGGGCACCGTGGCGACAGAGCGTTTCTCACGGAGGCTTATCACAACAACGTTCCCCTGATAGGTATTGGTACCGGCAGCTTTATTCTGGCGGAGGAAGGCTTACTGAACGAGCGCCGCGCCTCGATTCATCCTCATCACCATGACGTTTTCACGCAACGCTTTCCGCAGGTTTATGCTGAGCAAGGCCTCGATTTTATCGACGAAGGCGATTTGCTGACCTGCCCGGGCGGGATCTCAACGCTCACCCTGGTAACGGCGCTTATCCGAGCCCACGGGGGAGACGACATTGCGGCCACCACCTCCCGGCGGCTGTCCCTTCCTCCGCATGACGCCGCCACGCCGCGGCCCGCGAATATCGCCATGATCCCTGATTCACGGCTGCGCAGGGCGGTGACGATCGTCGAACAGTATCTGACTCACCCGCTGAACGCCGCCAGGCTCGCGCAGGACGTTAAGCTGAGCGAGCGCCAGCTTAACCGCCTGTTTCACGCCGAGTTTGGCAAAACGGCGCGGGAATTTATTCGCAGCGCCAGGCTGCGCTATGCCTGCTGGCTGCTGAAAAACTCTCAGCAAAGCGTTACGGATATTGCGCGACGGATGCGGTTTAGCGACTGCGCCCACTTTATTCGTCATTTTCAGACCGAGTACGGCTGCACGCCGGGGGTATGGCGCACGTCGCAGAACTGA
- a CDS encoding SymE family type I addiction module toxin produces MADSHSTPDTDQSGTERSLIVGYRPNVYDKSTPKIILSGKWLRAAGFDTGHQVTVKVMKGCIVLVAYNEQEQRILDDYKRTKAKLCQIESTLASLQLS; encoded by the coding sequence ATGGCTGATTCGCATTCTACCCCAGACACCGACCAATCCGGAACTGAGCGTTCGTTAATTGTGGGATATCGCCCGAATGTTTACGACAAATCCACGCCGAAAATCATCCTTTCCGGAAAGTGGCTGCGCGCAGCGGGGTTTGATACCGGACATCAGGTCACGGTAAAGGTCATGAAAGGATGCATCGTTCTGGTGGCGTATAACGAGCAGGAGCAAAGGATTCTGGACGATTACAAACGCACTAAAGCAAAGTTATGCCAGATCGAGAGCACGCTGGCGAGCCTGCAATTATCATAA